A window of the Podarcis raffonei isolate rPodRaf1 chromosome 4, rPodRaf1.pri, whole genome shotgun sequence genome harbors these coding sequences:
- the LOC128412287 gene encoding basic salivary proline-rich protein 2-like, with protein sequence MRRCPTAEPPRARERERPPRGGSRPPGPRRARAATDGRGRGCCEASGRAAPPRPRGSPSRRPLYRARSRRRLRVWRVPSARLLPAAPSGGSRRRPPPPGLRSPPTAPPLPPRPAAEAPQQRPRAPPGGAAGPGAPPPSQAGPLAGRRPRPDSAPPARPPGAPQARGSLSALALPGRPFLRRPLLGRPPGGRGSPRAALAVLSRGQPGEPELPPA encoded by the coding sequence ATGCGGCGCTGCCCGACAGCTGAGCCCCCCAGGGCAAGAGAGCGGGAGCGGCCGCCCCGAGGAGGAAGCCGCCCTCCCGGGCCCCGTCGGGCAAGGGCAGCGACGGACGGGCGTGGCCGGGGCTGCTGCGAGGCGAGCGGCCGGGCTGCCCCACCCCGACCCCGGGGATCCCCGTCTCGCCGTCCCCTTTACCGTGCCCGATCGCGGCGGCGGCTCCGTGTGTGGCGCGTCCCGTCGGCTCGGCTCCTCCCCGCCGCTCCCTCGGGCGGCTCCCGCCGGAGACCGCCCCCTCCCGGCCTCCGCTCCCCTCCGACGGCCCCGCCGCTCCCGCCCCGCCCGGCAGCAGAGGCTCCGCAGCAGCGGCCACGGGCGCCACCAGGCGGCGCTGCAGGCCCGGGCGCCCCGCCTCCGTCCCAGGCAGGCCCCCTGGCCGGGCGGCGGCCCAGGCCGGACTCCgctccccccgcccgcccgcccggcgcGCCCCAGGCCCGGGGGTCTCTCTCCGCCCTCGCCCTCCCAGGGCGCCCCTTCCTCCGGCGCCCCTTGCTGGGGCGGCCTCCGGGCGGCAGGGGGAGCCCGCGGGCCGCTCTGGCGGTGCTCTCTAGAGGGCAACCCGGAGAGCCGGAACTTCCGCCGGCGTGA